A single window of Doryrhamphus excisus isolate RoL2022-K1 chromosome 5, RoL_Dexc_1.0, whole genome shotgun sequence DNA harbors:
- the npl gene encoding N-acetylneuraminate lyase isoform X2 gives MSLSVAERKLLAEDWCRKAKGKLEQVIVHVGCTSLKDSQELARHAVEISADGIAVIAPSFFKPRSAEALRMYLQAVASVAPNVPFYYYHIPALTGVTVPARDLLEGIETLIPSFRGVKFSGSDLMDLGQCISHIQPHWSILYGVDEQLLAALVLGAHGAVGSTYNYLGSHMNQLVSEFENGNLAQARSIQFKMQELISFAIKVGFDVGVNKQLMMEVSGLHLGPPRLPVMPCTKDHALSIKQKYQHLFPVNP, from the exons ATGTCTCTCAGCGTTGCAGAGAGGAAGTTACTGGCAGAGGACTGGTGTCGGAAAGCCAAGGGAAA ATTGGAGCAGGTGATCGTGCACGTCGGCTGCACGAGTCTGAAAGATTCCCAGGAGCTG GCTCGCCATGCAGTAGAGATCAGTGCTGATGGGATCGCCGTCATTGCTCCCTCCTTCTTCAAACCACGCTCTGCAG AGGCACTGAGGATGTACCTCCAGGCAGTGGCTTCCGTCGCCCCTAATGTGCCCTTCTATTATTACCATATTCCAGCTCTTACTGGTGTTACTG TACCTGCAAGAGATTTGCTAGAAGGAATCGAGACCCTCATCCCCTCCTTCAGGGGTGTGAAGTTCTCAGGAAGTGACCTGATGGACTTGGGCCAATGCATCAGCCACATTCAGCCCCACTGGTCAATCCTGTACGGCGTGGATGAG CAACTGTTGGCAGCCCTCGTGTTGGGTGCTCACGGAGCAGTCGGCAG CACGTACAACTATCTGGGAAGTCACATGAACCAGCTGGTGTCTGAATTTGAGAACGGAAACCTTGCACAAGCTAGAAGCATTCAG TTCAAGATGCAAGAACTCATCAGCTTTGCCATTAAAGTCG GATTCGATGTGGGTGTGAACAAGCAACTGATGATGGAGGTGTCCGGTTTGCACCTTGGCCCCCCTCGTCTCCCTGTGATGCCGTGCACTAAAGACCACGCTCTGTCCATCAAGCAGAAGTATCAGCACCTCTTCCCTGTAAACCCATAG
- the npl gene encoding N-acetylneuraminate lyase isoform X1, with the protein MAQTAGKKLTGLVAATFTPFTSQGEVNLSEIGAYIDYLTEKQGVNSIFVNGTTGEGMSLSVAERKLLAEDWCRKAKGKLEQVIVHVGCTSLKDSQELARHAVEISADGIAVIAPSFFKPRSAEALRMYLQAVASVAPNVPFYYYHIPALTGVTVPARDLLEGIETLIPSFRGVKFSGSDLMDLGQCISHIQPHWSILYGVDEQLLAALVLGAHGAVGSTYNYLGSHMNQLVSEFENGNLAQARSIQFKMQELISFAIKVGFDVGVNKQLMMEVSGLHLGPPRLPVMPCTKDHALSIKQKYQHLFPVNP; encoded by the exons ATGGCTCAAACGGCTGGGAAAAAATTGACTGGGCTTGTTGCGGCTACATTCACTCCATTCACCTCCCAAGG TGAGGTCAACCTATCAGAGATTGGAGCTTATATTGACTACTTGACAGAGAAGCAAGGTGTAAATAGCATATTTG TAAATGGCACCACAGGAGAGGGCATGTCTCTCAGCGTTGCAGAGAGGAAGTTACTGGCAGAGGACTGGTGTCGGAAAGCCAAGGGAAA ATTGGAGCAGGTGATCGTGCACGTCGGCTGCACGAGTCTGAAAGATTCCCAGGAGCTG GCTCGCCATGCAGTAGAGATCAGTGCTGATGGGATCGCCGTCATTGCTCCCTCCTTCTTCAAACCACGCTCTGCAG AGGCACTGAGGATGTACCTCCAGGCAGTGGCTTCCGTCGCCCCTAATGTGCCCTTCTATTATTACCATATTCCAGCTCTTACTGGTGTTACTG TACCTGCAAGAGATTTGCTAGAAGGAATCGAGACCCTCATCCCCTCCTTCAGGGGTGTGAAGTTCTCAGGAAGTGACCTGATGGACTTGGGCCAATGCATCAGCCACATTCAGCCCCACTGGTCAATCCTGTACGGCGTGGATGAG CAACTGTTGGCAGCCCTCGTGTTGGGTGCTCACGGAGCAGTCGGCAG CACGTACAACTATCTGGGAAGTCACATGAACCAGCTGGTGTCTGAATTTGAGAACGGAAACCTTGCACAAGCTAGAAGCATTCAG TTCAAGATGCAAGAACTCATCAGCTTTGCCATTAAAGTCG GATTCGATGTGGGTGTGAACAAGCAACTGATGATGGAGGTGTCCGGTTTGCACCTTGGCCCCCCTCGTCTCCCTGTGATGCCGTGCACTAAAGACCACGCTCTGTCCATCAAGCAGAAGTATCAGCACCTCTTCCCTGTAAACCCATAG